Proteins from one Mycobacterium sp. SMC-2 genomic window:
- a CDS encoding acyl-CoA dehydrogenase family protein, producing MNTETDLVDDRPPVPTDLDEFRAHVRRWLPGNLPKIGEQSHSGEPIEELAARHRVLQRRLWDAHLAGICYPREYGGLGLSREHQAAFLDETAGFELPTIMAVTHAVILPTLLDFGSAEQCAARVPAGLRGDEIAVQLLSEPSGGSDMAAALTRAIKDDDIFVVNGAKIWSTGAHVADYGLLLARTDPEFPKHRGLSMFIMPLDAEGVTVNPIRLASGASEFCEEFFDDVKIPVSNLVGEFNDGWTVASRVLFHERNMVGDSGLNDSRYTPAGEERDDPLVALVQRLGIASDPEVRQLLGEALALAHLKRPTVEHISEGLRSGRFPGPGASLLKLLSSHIGYRRLDIAMQIAGNSGVVWDGVDEESPGIQWLGARAHTLAGGTTEMQLNQISERVLGLPRDPSTDRELPFSQLPHN from the coding sequence ATGAACACCGAGACAGATCTCGTCGACGATCGCCCGCCTGTACCAACCGATTTGGATGAGTTTCGTGCACATGTCCGACGGTGGCTGCCGGGCAACCTGCCTAAGATCGGCGAGCAGTCTCACTCGGGTGAACCGATCGAAGAGCTAGCTGCCCGGCACCGCGTTCTGCAGCGGCGGCTGTGGGACGCACATCTGGCCGGCATCTGCTATCCGCGCGAGTACGGCGGCCTTGGTCTGAGCCGCGAACACCAGGCCGCATTCCTTGACGAGACGGCCGGATTCGAGTTGCCGACCATCATGGCGGTGACTCATGCGGTGATCTTGCCGACGTTGCTCGACTTCGGTTCAGCCGAGCAGTGCGCAGCCCGCGTGCCCGCCGGGTTGCGCGGTGACGAAATCGCCGTGCAGTTGCTTTCCGAGCCCAGCGGCGGCTCGGACATGGCGGCCGCGCTCACCCGCGCCATAAAGGACGACGATATTTTCGTCGTCAACGGTGCGAAGATCTGGAGCACGGGAGCCCACGTCGCCGACTATGGACTCCTGCTCGCCCGTACCGATCCCGAGTTTCCGAAACACCGTGGGCTATCGATGTTTATCATGCCGCTCGACGCGGAAGGCGTGACGGTCAATCCGATCCGGCTGGCGTCCGGGGCGAGCGAGTTCTGTGAGGAGTTCTTCGACGACGTCAAGATTCCGGTGAGCAATCTGGTCGGCGAGTTCAACGATGGATGGACCGTGGCGTCGCGCGTCCTCTTCCACGAGCGCAACATGGTGGGCGACAGCGGCCTGAACGACTCGCGGTACACGCCCGCAGGCGAAGAACGTGACGATCCACTGGTGGCTCTCGTGCAGCGACTGGGCATCGCGTCGGATCCGGAGGTGCGCCAATTGCTGGGAGAAGCGCTGGCCCTGGCCCACTTGAAGCGTCCCACCGTCGAGCACATCAGCGAGGGGCTTCGGTCCGGCCGGTTCCCGGGGCCAGGCGCCAGCCTGCTCAAGCTGCTCAGCTCGCACATCGGTTACCGCCGCTTGGACATCGCCATGCAGATAGCCGGCAACAGCGGGGTGGTCTGGGACGGCGTCGATGAGGAGTCACCCGGCATTCAGTGGCTGGGTGCACGCGCCCACACCCTCGCCGGGGGCACGACGGAGATGCAGCTCAACCAAATCAGCGAGCGGGTGCTGGGTCTCCCGCGTGACCCGTCGACCGACCGAGAGCTGCCGTTCTCCCAGCTGCCGCACAACTAA
- a CDS encoding acyl-CoA dehydrogenase family protein, whose product MATKLEVEQRPLRDTTRKFLDHHASSAQVHEIASGTRTLDRSYWTAATDLGWTSLLVPEALGGGSISGRPFADLCVLAAESGRHVAPGPLVPCNVVAWALTRADTDQHKDTLAAIVDGSAVAAWALAEGNRWEPDAVATRAERTADGYVITGIKNIVEAGPDADLFLVTARVEDGVGHFLVERSRPGVIVRPQRGLDPTRAFGTVEFAATHVPETACCAGDLTELAYCAAIAIQAAETAASMQHVFDMTIDWVTHRYAFGRVIGSYQAIKHRLAEHLLAVEAAAGVTASLAAALDAGSPDASQLASAAKVHIGDAAVALVQDAIQIYGGIGMTWEHDLHLHLRRASTNRVVYGGPAEHRERLCRLAGV is encoded by the coding sequence TTGGCTACCAAACTCGAGGTTGAGCAACGACCGCTGCGCGATACAACGCGGAAATTCCTCGACCACCATGCTTCTTCGGCGCAGGTACACGAAATCGCTTCGGGCACACGAACGCTGGACCGGTCCTACTGGACGGCGGCCACCGACCTGGGCTGGACCTCGCTGCTGGTGCCCGAAGCGTTAGGGGGCGGCAGCATCAGCGGCCGTCCGTTCGCCGACCTCTGCGTGTTGGCCGCCGAGTCCGGCCGACACGTGGCGCCTGGTCCGCTCGTCCCATGCAATGTCGTGGCGTGGGCGCTGACGCGGGCCGACACCGACCAGCACAAGGACACGCTGGCAGCGATCGTCGATGGGAGCGCGGTGGCCGCGTGGGCGCTCGCGGAAGGCAATCGCTGGGAACCGGATGCTGTCGCCACTCGGGCCGAACGCACCGCGGACGGATATGTCATCACCGGGATCAAGAACATAGTCGAGGCGGGTCCGGACGCGGACCTGTTTCTGGTCACCGCGCGCGTCGAGGATGGCGTCGGGCACTTCCTGGTTGAGCGCTCGCGGCCGGGCGTCATCGTGCGACCACAACGCGGCCTGGACCCGACGCGCGCATTCGGCACCGTCGAGTTCGCGGCGACCCATGTTCCGGAGACGGCTTGCTGCGCAGGGGATCTCACCGAACTGGCCTACTGCGCAGCGATTGCCATCCAAGCCGCCGAGACGGCCGCATCGATGCAGCACGTCTTCGACATGACGATCGACTGGGTTACTCACCGATACGCCTTCGGCCGGGTGATCGGCTCCTATCAGGCCATCAAGCACCGCCTGGCCGAACACTTGCTGGCGGTGGAAGCCGCGGCCGGGGTCACCGCCAGTCTCGCCGCGGCGCTGGACGCGGGATCGCCGGACGCATCCCAGCTCGCCAGCGCCGCAAAGGTTCACATCGGCGACGCCGCTGTTGCGCTCGTACAGGACGCGATACAGATTTACGGCGGGATCGGAATGACCTGGGAACACGATCTGCATCTTCACCTGCGCCGCGCGTCAACCAACCGGGTCGTGTACGGAGGCCCTGCCGAACACCGCGAGCGGCTGTGCCGGCTGGCCGGAGTGTGA
- a CDS encoding phytanoyl-CoA dioxygenase family protein, which yields MFTWVATERGVDVREGDADAATVVELSEETFSEFLHELLTVRGAANTGRARVVRGDLAGWQRWEPAIQSLCSGREIYGPAVRQTLVDRAGEPLDLYRAYSIHDDLDKMRYFFELTGYLHLKGVFTRDEVERYGAEIERARERTKPDDPTSWWSVNADGEEVVTRINYLGRHSSLLADLAHDRRLRRCAEIAGRDLRVCVDRLDGPMVFIKNSNVVKGNGDLGWHIDPTLGGGPVICPFIQVGIQLDQANPANGQLLVLAGSHRYTKHGVSQGDQQGLPVVAFETEPGDVTIHDAYMLHTTPPPTSDNAGRRVLYYKFAEQKTFDWIPAGHHYNDGLFRRASEYQAFTNTTATY from the coding sequence GTGTTCACCTGGGTGGCCACAGAGCGCGGTGTCGACGTCCGGGAGGGCGACGCGGACGCCGCAACCGTGGTGGAGCTGTCCGAAGAGACGTTCTCGGAGTTCCTTCACGAGCTGCTGACCGTGAGGGGTGCGGCGAACACCGGGCGGGCGCGGGTGGTGCGCGGTGACTTGGCGGGTTGGCAGCGTTGGGAACCGGCGATCCAGTCGCTGTGCTCCGGTCGGGAAATCTATGGGCCGGCGGTACGGCAGACGCTCGTGGACCGCGCCGGCGAGCCATTGGACCTGTACCGTGCGTACTCGATTCATGACGACCTCGATAAGATGCGGTACTTTTTCGAACTCACGGGTTACCTGCATCTCAAAGGAGTATTCACACGAGACGAGGTCGAGCGTTATGGCGCCGAGATCGAGAGGGCGCGAGAACGGACGAAGCCAGATGACCCGACGTCGTGGTGGTCGGTGAATGCCGACGGTGAGGAGGTGGTGACCCGCATCAACTACCTTGGTCGTCATTCCTCGTTGCTCGCCGATCTGGCCCACGATCGGCGTCTGCGTCGCTGCGCGGAGATCGCCGGCCGGGATCTGCGGGTGTGTGTCGATCGGCTCGACGGGCCGATGGTGTTCATCAAAAACTCCAATGTCGTGAAGGGCAACGGCGACCTCGGCTGGCATATCGACCCCACACTCGGCGGAGGCCCGGTGATCTGTCCCTTCATCCAGGTTGGCATCCAGCTCGATCAAGCCAACCCGGCTAACGGACAGCTTCTCGTGCTTGCCGGCTCGCACCGCTACACCAAGCACGGTGTCAGCCAGGGAGACCAGCAGGGGCTGCCGGTGGTCGCCTTCGAGACCGAACCGGGTGACGTCACGATCCACGACGCTTACATGCTGCACACGACTCCGCCGCCTACGAGCGACAATGCAGGCCGCCGCGTCCTCTATTACAAGTTCGCCGAGCAGAAGACGTTCGATTGGATACCCGCCGGCCATCACTACAACGACGGACTCTTTCGAAGAGCGTCGGAATACCAGGCGTTCACTAACACGACGGCCACGTACTAA
- a CDS encoding class I adenylate-forming enzyme family protein produces the protein MTGEVNGHPCLLYADRVRSVGEVLAESRRWVDREYLIQGDRRVTFGEHERAVQRAARGLWRAGLRPGDRVGLFAANSPDWVAVFHGALKMGVIVAPFNGWWSSDDVAQACELVSPAVVVADDRRAAKLPPTARVAHFADIVSGHDAMPCDPLPVVTNENAPAIILFTAGTTGYPKGAVLSHRSLIANLQTLLVVSRKLPDQISDDIEPSVTLVGLPLFHIGAIQLLLVPLMTGSKVVFLDGRFDPGVFMSLVESEGVTMFSGVPTMMERILRHPGLESHDLSSLRTIVLGGSPVSGELLERISSALPNARRRVGQTYGLTEAGGVVSTGVGADIESHPGCSGRLAPVVEARVVDPNEDGTGELLVRSPAGMDGYWGLPGDPTLSADGWIRTGDIGRVDQDRYLYITGRSKEIIIRGGENVSVSAVEAALARHPAIAEAAVVGLPDPDLGEVVAAAVIIADDQAPSIAELERWARNNLAHFAVPARWWIRSSLPTNDAGKVLKRDLIASWPQHAATNRLGA, from the coding sequence GTGACGGGCGAGGTCAACGGGCACCCCTGCCTGCTGTATGCCGATCGGGTTCGGTCAGTGGGCGAGGTGCTGGCGGAGTCGCGGCGGTGGGTCGACCGGGAGTACCTGATCCAGGGCGATCGTCGGGTCACATTCGGTGAGCACGAGCGCGCCGTGCAACGGGCGGCGCGTGGGCTGTGGCGCGCCGGGCTCCGCCCGGGTGACCGAGTTGGGTTGTTCGCCGCCAACAGCCCCGACTGGGTGGCGGTGTTCCACGGCGCTCTGAAGATGGGCGTCATCGTCGCACCCTTCAACGGCTGGTGGTCATCCGACGACGTGGCGCAGGCCTGCGAGCTGGTGTCGCCCGCCGTCGTGGTGGCCGACGACCGTCGGGCGGCCAAGCTGCCACCGACCGCGCGGGTCGCCCACTTCGCTGACATCGTCTCGGGCCACGACGCGATGCCGTGCGACCCGCTGCCCGTTGTCACCAACGAGAACGCCCCGGCCATAATTCTTTTCACCGCGGGGACCACCGGCTACCCCAAGGGCGCGGTGCTTTCCCATCGATCCCTGATCGCGAATCTGCAGACGCTGCTGGTTGTGTCGCGCAAGCTGCCCGATCAGATCTCCGACGACATCGAGCCGAGCGTGACGCTGGTCGGGCTGCCGCTCTTTCACATCGGCGCGATCCAGCTCCTGCTGGTGCCGCTGATGACCGGGAGCAAGGTGGTCTTCCTGGACGGCAGGTTCGACCCCGGGGTCTTCATGAGTCTGGTCGAGTCCGAGGGCGTGACGATGTTCTCCGGTGTCCCGACAATGATGGAGCGCATCCTTCGGCACCCCGGACTGGAAAGCCATGACCTGTCGTCGCTGCGCACGATCGTGCTCGGCGGTTCACCCGTCAGTGGCGAGTTGCTCGAGCGCATTAGTTCGGCATTGCCCAACGCCCGGAGGCGGGTAGGGCAGACCTACGGGTTGACCGAGGCCGGCGGGGTCGTCAGCACCGGCGTCGGTGCCGACATCGAGTCGCACCCCGGATGCTCGGGCCGGCTCGCACCCGTTGTCGAGGCCCGGGTCGTCGATCCCAATGAGGATGGCACAGGTGAGCTTTTGGTGCGGTCCCCGGCGGGCATGGACGGCTACTGGGGCCTGCCCGGCGATCCGACGCTGAGCGCCGACGGCTGGATCCGCACCGGCGACATCGGCCGCGTCGACCAGGACCGCTATCTCTACATCACCGGGCGATCGAAGGAGATCATCATCCGGGGCGGCGAGAACGTCTCGGTGTCCGCCGTCGAGGCGGCGTTGGCCAGACATCCCGCGATTGCCGAAGCTGCCGTTGTCGGCTTGCCCGACCCCGATCTCGGTGAAGTCGTCGCCGCAGCGGTCATCATCGCGGACGACCAAGCACCGTCCATCGCCGAACTTGAACGGTGGGCGCGAAATAACTTGGCCCACTTCGCCGTTCCCGCCCGATGGTGGATCCGCTCATCCCTGCCGACCAACGACGCCGGCAAGGTCCTCAAGCGCGACTTGATCGCGTCCTGGCCTCAACACGCCGCGACCAATCGACTGGGCGCCTGA
- a CDS encoding MaoC family dehydratase N-terminal domain-containing protein: MTQTVESGQRFPLITQEALDALRSRIGQPFDRPTPHVTEATADSIRHWVHGIGDTNPLWLDPEYARNTRWGGITAPGTFLYAFDRVVSGYVSGLPGIHAMFAGTDWQWHAPIRLGDRIEAKPVLKDLLELKSAFSGRSVKQTYRVSFVNQNDELVCEADSWCIRTQRDVARERATREAVKPKVWSRDEIAEIDGHYANYQRRGATTRYWEDVREGEKLPTMLKGPSTVTSFVCFTQGWGSLYVKAHAPAFEMFREHPALGIPNDLGIPEPPERVHWDSELARAVGVPAAYDYGPERISWLGHLMTDWIGDDGFLNRLNVQVRKHNIIGDLTVCNGTVTRKWVDEGKHLVEVRVIAENQRGEHTAIGTAVATLPSKGQ, encoded by the coding sequence ATGACACAAACTGTGGAGTCAGGGCAGCGGTTCCCGCTGATCACGCAGGAGGCGCTAGACGCGCTGCGGTCACGAATCGGCCAGCCGTTCGATAGACCGACCCCGCATGTCACCGAGGCGACGGCCGACTCGATCCGGCACTGGGTCCACGGAATCGGTGACACCAACCCGCTATGGCTCGACCCGGAATACGCGCGCAACACGCGGTGGGGTGGAATCACGGCCCCGGGAACGTTTCTCTACGCCTTCGATCGGGTGGTCAGCGGCTATGTCAGCGGCCTGCCCGGCATACATGCGATGTTCGCCGGCACGGACTGGCAGTGGCACGCGCCGATCCGCCTCGGTGACCGGATCGAGGCCAAGCCGGTCCTCAAAGACCTTCTCGAGCTGAAGAGCGCCTTCTCCGGCCGCTCGGTGAAGCAGACCTACCGGGTTAGCTTCGTCAACCAAAACGACGAGCTGGTCTGCGAGGCGGACTCCTGGTGCATCCGGACCCAACGTGACGTGGCGAGGGAGCGCGCCACCCGGGAGGCCGTCAAGCCCAAGGTCTGGTCCCGGGATGAAATCGCCGAAATCGACGGCCACTACGCGAACTACCAGCGGCGGGGTGCCACCACGCGGTACTGGGAGGACGTGCGTGAGGGCGAGAAATTGCCGACGATGCTCAAGGGGCCGAGCACGGTGACCAGCTTCGTGTGTTTCACGCAGGGGTGGGGGAGCCTGTATGTGAAGGCGCACGCGCCGGCATTCGAGATGTTCCGCGAACACCCGGCATTGGGCATACCCAACGATCTGGGGATTCCCGAGCCACCCGAGCGGGTGCACTGGGACTCCGAGCTTGCCCGCGCGGTCGGCGTGCCCGCGGCCTATGACTATGGGCCGGAACGCATTTCGTGGCTCGGTCACCTGATGACCGACTGGATCGGCGACGACGGATTCCTCAATCGGCTCAATGTTCAGGTCCGGAAGCACAACATCATCGGCGATCTGACCGTGTGCAACGGAACAGTCACCCGCAAGTGGGTCGACGAGGGCAAGCACTTAGTCGAGGTTCGGGTGATAGCCGAGAACCAGCGCGGCGAGCACACGGCGATCGGCACGGCGGTCGCCACCCTGCCGTCGAAAGGACAGTAG
- a CDS encoding cupin domain-containing protein: protein MTTTPEVPKIPDDEKLVTDLVGTIDPNNLSSLVFPLSKLQQFDEKLPTVVLGYTTGQIGVCVWNLEPGQQNDYHVHPTTEHLHIFIEGECEYTLGDLPPVITRVGDAVMVPAGIAHGIRNISDKRASYVAVASPGPYEKHRVERPAERTQA, encoded by the coding sequence GTGACCACCACGCCCGAGGTTCCGAAGATTCCCGATGACGAGAAGCTCGTCACCGACTTGGTCGGCACGATTGACCCGAATAACCTGTCGAGCCTGGTGTTTCCGCTCTCCAAGCTCCAGCAGTTCGACGAGAAGCTGCCGACCGTGGTGCTCGGCTATACCACCGGCCAGATCGGTGTGTGCGTCTGGAACCTGGAACCGGGTCAGCAGAACGACTATCACGTGCACCCGACCACCGAGCACCTGCACATCTTTATCGAGGGCGAATGCGAGTACACGCTCGGGGATCTGCCTCCCGTTATCACCCGCGTCGGTGACGCCGTTATGGTCCCGGCCGGGATCGCGCACGGCATCCGCAACATCAGCGACAAACGGGCATCCTACGTCGCCGTAGCCAGCCCAGGCCCCTACGAAAAGCACCGCGTCGAACGACCGGCAGAGAGGACTCAGGCATGA
- a CDS encoding dihydrodipicolinate synthase family protein: MLSAQDFKGVYGILPTPAREGADRWDATDTVDLDETARLTEKLIADGCSGLLALGTTGECATLTGDEFEAFADCLLSTVDKRVPVLVGATALGTHETVRRMRFLRDRGADGTMLGLPMWQPCSEAQAVKFYASISEAFPDMAIMVYANQHAFRFSFPVSFWGAVAAAAPTVTSAKFANPATYLECLAASKRKVNFLPIDSMALMFAQQASDAMTALWATAASMGPQPCVALMDAIDAKDLDRAGEITKDIAWANETFIPGGNLEEFGKFNLQLEKIRFNEAGYCDAGPIRPPYDLVPEDYVEGARECGRRWAKLVQKYTSTGVRQ; the protein is encoded by the coding sequence ATGCTAAGCGCACAGGACTTCAAGGGTGTGTACGGGATCTTGCCGACACCGGCTAGGGAGGGGGCGGACCGCTGGGACGCCACCGACACGGTCGATCTCGACGAAACCGCCCGGTTGACCGAGAAACTCATCGCCGACGGCTGCAGCGGTCTGCTCGCCCTCGGGACAACGGGGGAGTGCGCCACGCTCACCGGGGATGAGTTCGAGGCGTTCGCTGACTGCTTGCTGTCCACCGTCGACAAGCGGGTACCCGTCTTGGTCGGCGCCACAGCTTTGGGCACTCATGAAACGGTGCGACGGATGAGGTTTCTGCGGGACCGCGGGGCCGACGGCACCATGCTGGGGCTTCCGATGTGGCAGCCGTGCAGTGAGGCGCAGGCGGTCAAGTTCTACGCCTCGATTTCGGAGGCCTTTCCCGACATGGCGATCATGGTGTACGCCAACCAGCACGCCTTCCGCTTTTCGTTCCCTGTCTCGTTCTGGGGTGCGGTTGCGGCGGCGGCGCCCACGGTCACCAGCGCGAAGTTCGCCAACCCCGCTACCTACCTGGAATGCCTGGCGGCGTCGAAGCGCAAGGTCAACTTCCTGCCGATCGACTCGATGGCGCTTATGTTCGCTCAGCAGGCATCGGACGCCATGACCGCGTTGTGGGCCACCGCCGCATCCATGGGGCCGCAGCCTTGCGTCGCGTTGATGGATGCGATCGACGCCAAGGACCTCGACCGGGCTGGCGAGATCACCAAGGACATCGCCTGGGCGAACGAAACCTTCATTCCGGGCGGCAATCTCGAGGAGTTCGGCAAGTTCAATCTGCAGCTCGAGAAGATCCGGTTCAACGAGGCCGGGTACTGCGATGCCGGTCCGATCCGGCCGCCCTACGATCTCGTCCCGGAGGACTACGTCGAGGGTGCGCGCGAATGCGGCCGTCGCTGGGCCAAGTTGGTGCAGAAATACACATCGACAGGAGTGAGGCAGTGA
- a CDS encoding NAD(P)/FAD-dependent oxidoreductase produces MAGSAAALAFARRGCAVRLFERRDLARDPNRGDILHAPTVEVLRQLDILDFLEARGAARWHGLEFVDSSGAFSVGSEIRESWLLNHAEMEAVFLEAAESAGAVVQPDRVRTLESDGDAGGWLLATDNGTTNARLVVGADGAESLTRTALGIPLEDVHEYENWIVVLHSPTPSWLKPDYGWTLLHPEGTVWLLPTTPVGRHRVVLVVRRGEAREWMALSEAEIRDRLAQRHPGLGELELNKRGGSHIYRIKRQHAASYSGPRAALTGDAAHTIHPVGGQGLNIAIQDSAKLAELLSTVLLDDQVSEQAFTDALAEYEAIRRPINTATIQVAHTGSLIAGPGQEPYEKAVEFYSKAASDPGWVRQYHGGFGGRVS; encoded by the coding sequence TTGGCCGGATCCGCGGCGGCCCTCGCGTTCGCCCGGCGGGGGTGCGCCGTGCGGCTGTTCGAACGCCGCGACCTCGCGCGGGACCCCAACCGGGGGGACATCCTGCACGCACCCACGGTCGAGGTGCTGCGGCAGTTGGACATTCTGGACTTCCTCGAGGCGCGCGGCGCGGCCAGGTGGCACGGTCTCGAGTTCGTGGACTCTTCCGGAGCCTTCTCGGTTGGCTCGGAAATCCGCGAGTCCTGGTTGCTCAATCATGCCGAGATGGAAGCGGTGTTCCTGGAGGCGGCGGAGTCGGCCGGCGCCGTCGTCCAACCGGACCGGGTGCGCACGCTCGAGAGTGATGGCGACGCAGGCGGCTGGTTGCTGGCCACCGACAACGGAACAACGAACGCCCGCTTGGTAGTTGGCGCCGACGGCGCCGAGTCCCTGACCCGCACCGCCCTGGGTATCCCGCTTGAGGATGTGCACGAGTACGAGAACTGGATCGTGGTGTTGCACAGCCCGACTCCGTCGTGGCTGAAGCCCGACTATGGTTGGACGCTGCTGCATCCCGAGGGGACGGTGTGGCTTCTTCCAACCACCCCGGTCGGCCGCCACCGTGTGGTCCTTGTGGTACGCCGCGGCGAAGCCAGAGAGTGGATGGCCTTGAGCGAAGCTGAAATTCGCGACCGGCTGGCGCAACGCCATCCGGGGCTCGGCGAACTCGAACTGAACAAGCGCGGCGGATCGCACATCTATCGCATCAAGCGCCAGCATGCGGCCAGCTACTCGGGGCCACGGGCGGCGCTCACCGGTGATGCCGCGCACACGATCCACCCGGTCGGCGGCCAGGGCCTGAACATCGCTATCCAAGACTCGGCCAAGCTCGCCGAGCTGCTGAGCACCGTGCTGCTCGACGACCAGGTATCTGAGCAGGCGTTCACCGATGCGCTGGCCGAATATGAGGCGATCCGCCGTCCGATCAACACCGCCACGATCCAGGTCGCCCACACGGGCTCGTTGATCGCCGGTCCGGGCCAGGAGCCTTATGAGAAGGCGGTCGAGTTCTACAGCAAGGCGGCCTCGGACCCGGGCTGGGTGCGGCAGTACCACGGCGGCTTCGGTGGTCGGGTGAGCTGA
- a CDS encoding TetR/AcrR family transcriptional regulator codes for MTKPRGVSFGKMEQAILEAAGDLFDRKGFNQTTLQDIADAIGMARPSLYHYFNNREQILAAGVDMLTKQRDVIIEELRELDGDPVQRLTALMLGLATLISAHPVWVRILLRDEAALPEDARVRDHESRLAFLELLVRTLREGAEQGYLRAHDERATGLTIVSALSGLQGHYAATADTSPEEATRLAVDVILHGVVDPSRRRGTPVERGLELIREGTELIQRATAKD; via the coding sequence ATGACGAAGCCGCGCGGTGTGAGCTTTGGAAAAATGGAACAGGCGATCCTGGAAGCGGCCGGCGACTTGTTCGACCGCAAGGGCTTCAACCAGACCACTCTGCAGGACATCGCCGACGCGATCGGGATGGCACGGCCGTCGCTGTACCACTACTTCAACAACCGGGAGCAGATCCTTGCGGCCGGCGTCGACATGTTGACCAAGCAGCGTGACGTCATCATCGAGGAACTGCGTGAGCTGGACGGCGATCCGGTGCAGCGCCTCACCGCGCTCATGCTCGGCCTCGCCACTCTCATCAGCGCCCACCCCGTGTGGGTGCGGATCTTGCTACGCGACGAGGCCGCGCTACCCGAGGACGCCCGCGTCCGGGACCATGAATCTCGGCTGGCGTTTTTGGAGTTGCTGGTCCGAACCCTCAGGGAGGGGGCAGAACAGGGTTACCTGCGCGCACACGACGAGCGCGCCACCGGGTTGACGATCGTCTCCGCGCTCAGCGGGCTGCAGGGCCACTATGCGGCGACCGCAGACACCTCTCCCGAGGAGGCGACACGGCTGGCCGTCGACGTGATCCTGCATGGCGTCGTGGACCCGAGCCGACGGCGGGGCACCCCGGTGGAACGTGGACTCGAACTGATCCGCGAGGGCACCGAGCTGATCCAACGCGCCACCGCCAAAGATTGA
- a CDS encoding thiolase family protein encodes MPEAVIVSALRTPVGTAFKGTLRDTTAYELAHHVVSNAAAELDSVPIDDVILAEGMHGGGVIARHAALTAGLTAVPGLAVNRHCAAGLAAVQGAAASVRAGMDQLILAGGVNSTSTAPKSQMRNGQEWVDWFPPTHPDRPDAPNMDMSITVGWNAAVKAGVSREEMDAWALRSHRNAIAAIDEGRFKEEIVPIETPHGLFSVDEHPRRDTSMEKLAALKPVHPEVEGFSITAGNASGGNDAAAVLGIASDGLGLPVLATVRAWASVGVDPADTGLAPVEAIPKALARAGISLDDVDLFEINEAFASMCVATIKLLDIDPDLVNVNGSGCSLGHPIAATGARMLVTLVHELRHRGGGIGVAAMCVGGGMGSATVIEVPAP; translated from the coding sequence ATGCCAGAAGCTGTCATCGTATCGGCGTTGCGCACGCCCGTCGGCACCGCGTTCAAGGGAACGTTGCGTGACACCACCGCCTACGAGTTGGCACATCATGTCGTCAGCAATGCCGCGGCGGAACTGGATTCGGTTCCTATCGACGATGTGATCCTCGCCGAGGGTATGCACGGTGGGGGCGTGATCGCCCGTCACGCCGCGCTCACAGCGGGGTTGACCGCGGTGCCGGGGCTGGCCGTCAACCGGCACTGCGCGGCCGGCCTGGCGGCGGTGCAGGGCGCGGCCGCCAGCGTGCGCGCGGGTATGGATCAGCTAATCCTCGCCGGGGGCGTCAATTCGACCTCAACGGCACCCAAGTCGCAGATGCGGAATGGACAGGAGTGGGTCGACTGGTTCCCGCCGACCCACCCTGACCGGCCTGACGCACCCAACATGGACATGTCGATCACGGTGGGGTGGAACGCGGCGGTCAAGGCCGGCGTAAGCCGCGAGGAAATGGATGCCTGGGCGTTGCGTTCGCACCGCAACGCCATAGCCGCCATCGACGAGGGAAGGTTCAAGGAGGAGATCGTCCCGATCGAGACCCCGCACGGGCTGTTCTCGGTCGACGAGCATCCGCGCCGCGACACCAGCATGGAGAAGCTGGCCGCGCTCAAACCGGTGCACCCCGAGGTCGAGGGTTTCTCGATCACCGCGGGCAACGCCAGCGGCGGCAACGACGCAGCGGCCGTGCTGGGGATCGCCAGTGATGGGCTTGGCCTGCCGGTTCTGGCCACCGTTCGCGCGTGGGCGTCGGTCGGGGTCGACCCTGCCGACACGGGTTTGGCGCCGGTCGAGGCGATCCCGAAGGCCCTTGCCCGAGCCGGCATTTCACTTGATGATGTCGATCTGTTCGAGATCAACGAGGCGTTTGCGTCCATGTGTGTGGCCACCATCAAGCTGCTCGACATCGACCCCGACTTGGTCAATGTCAACGGCAGCGGCTGCTCGCTGGGCCATCCGATCGCGGCCACCGGTGCGCGCATGCTGGTCACGCTGGTCCACGAACTGCGCCATCGAGGTGGCGGCATCGGGGTCGCGGCCATGTGCGTGGGAGGCGGCATGGGGTCGGCCACCGTCATCGAGGTCCCCGCACCCTGA